The region GGCGCTCGTGCCGTCCTGCCTGTTCTTCATCTTCATCCAGCGCTACCTGGTCCAGGGGCTGACCTCTGGCGCCGTCAAGGGATAGGAGCCCCGTTCCATGGCACGCATCGAGCTGCAGAACATCGGCAAGTCATACGGTTCCGTCGAAGTCATGCGCGACATCAACCTGGTGGTCGAGGATGGCGAGTTCATTGTGCTGGTCGGCCCTTCCGGGTGCGGGAAGTCCTCCCTTTTGCGCATGATCGCCGGGCTTGAGCCGATCACGGCCGGAGAATTCAGCGTCGACGGCAAACGCCTCAACGAGGTGCCGCCGCGCGACCGGGACATGGCCATGGTGTTCCAGTCCTATGCGCTCTATCCGCATATGGATGTGGCGCGCAACATGGGCTTTTCGCTGGAAATCCGCAAAGCGCCTTCCGAGGAACGGCTGAGTAAGGTGGCAGCTGCGGCGAAGACGCTCGGTCTGTCCGCGCTGACCGGGCGCCTGCCGAAGGCGCTTTCGGGCGGGCAGCGGCAGCGGGTCGCCATGGGACGGGCGATCGTGCGCGATCCGAGCGCGTTTCTCTTCGACGAGCCGTTGTCGAACCTGGATGCCGCCCTCAGGGTGGAAATGCGCCTGGAAATCGCGCGGCTCCATCAGCGCCTCAAGGCGACGATGATCTACGTCACCCATGACCAGGTCGAGGCGCTGACGCTGGCCGACAGGATCGTCGTCCTGAATGCGGGCAAGATCCAGCAGGTCGGCACGCCGCTTGATCTCTACGAGCGCCCGTCGAACAGGTTTGTGGCGCAATTCATCGGTTCTCCGACCATGAACATGCTGGAGGTAGAGCGCGCGGAGGGCGGCATCCGGCTGAAGGACGGCACGGTGCTGAACTTGGAGCTTGGCGCGCGCCAGCAACGCGCGTGCGAACTGGGCGTGCGCCCGGAACACCTCAATGTCGTTGCCCCGGAGGCCGCGCATCTTTCCGGCGTTGCCGAGCTCGTCGAGCATCTGGGATCCGACACCAACATCCACGCCAGCGTGCCGGGCATCGGCCAGATGCTTGTGCGCCAGCACGGCCACTTCCCGCTGAAGGCGGGCGAGCCGGTCCATATCGCCCTGGATCTTGAAAAGGCCCATTTGTTCGGTCCGGACGGCTACCGGCTGAAGAGGTAGGGTGCGGACGCCTATTCCAGGGGCTCCGCCCGGACCATGCTTTCGACATTGATCGTCGCCTCGCCCTGCATGCAGAAGGACATCTCGGCGATTTCACCCCTCACGCGCACGTAGTCGCCGGCCTTGAACCGGGATCCGGTGCCGGTCAGGCTGTAACTGCGGCCATTGGGCGTGTTGATCTGCATGCATTCCGCACCGTGCGCAAGCCGTCCCTCCACCGTGCGCATGCCGGCACCGTCGTCGGGTGCGTCAGGGTCGCGCTGCTCGACGACCTGGACCGGCCCGCTGACCTCTGTGCGGCCGTCCCTCGTGTGGATCACGAAGACGAGATCCTCGCCGGGAGCGGCGTTCTCGGGTATCCGCACGCGGGCCTCCACCTCACCGCCGGCCTGCACCCGCGTCCGCTCGAGCGAGCGCCATTCCGATTCCGGCGGCCCGACACCGATCTGGACTGTCTGGCCGGGAAGGTAGTTGTCGCCGCTCACGGTGATGGGCGTGCCGGGCCCGCCCGCCCGCGGCTGGACGTTGATCGTGGGGTCCTTGGCGATCGGACCATCCGGCCCGCCCGGCGCGAATCTCGGGATACGAATGGTAAGGCCGACCGGCAGGTCGTCCATTTCCAGGTCCGGATTGGCCTCCAGCAGCGCATCGACGCTGGTTCCCAGGCTTTCGGCCAGCGAGAAGAGCGTGTCGCCCGGTGCAACCTTCCGGGTTGCATGCGGCAGCCGCGCATCATCGTCACCGCCGGTCGCTCCGGGTATATTGATCCGGGTTCCTACGGCGATGTTGCGCACGTTGCCGATCTGCGGATTGGCGGCCATGAGTTCCGGCAACGCAACCCGGCATTGCTGAGTTACCTTCTGCAAGGTGTCGCCCGGCTGCATGACGTATTCCCCGGCGCAGGGGCTCTGCGCCCCGGCACTTGCACCGGAAAGGAGGATGACGACGGAAAACGCCGCGAGCATTCCGGTGGAGGTTGAGAGGCACCCTGCCATTTTGCACGCTCCCTGTTCTGGCTCGAGCGCCGGCTCCGCGCCGTGGGTCTGCCTCTGGCCGCTGCGGCGGCCGTTGCCGGACGCGGGCGCCGGCCTGGTTGGCGACGTAACGTTTTGCGCGCCGCGCGGGTTCCGGCCTTGGGCGGGAAGCAGGATCGGATCGTCAGCCGCTCACACCTTTGGCGGCGGGGCGAAGCTGTCGGTAAGGATCATCGACGCCGGCCAGATGAGGCGGGCGAAGGGGCCCTCGCCGCGCAGGACCTTCAGGACTTCCCGGGCGAGCGTGCGGCCGAGGTCTTCCAGGTCGATGTCGAATGCCGTCACGGGCGGGTCCAGGAAGCGGAGCTGCTTG is a window of Roseibium salinum DNA encoding:
- a CDS encoding ABC transporter ATP-binding protein — protein: MARIELQNIGKSYGSVEVMRDINLVVEDGEFIVLVGPSGCGKSSLLRMIAGLEPITAGEFSVDGKRLNEVPPRDRDMAMVFQSYALYPHMDVARNMGFSLEIRKAPSEERLSKVAAAAKTLGLSALTGRLPKALSGGQRQRVAMGRAIVRDPSAFLFDEPLSNLDAALRVEMRLEIARLHQRLKATMIYVTHDQVEALTLADRIVVLNAGKIQQVGTPLDLYERPSNRFVAQFIGSPTMNMLEVERAEGGIRLKDGTVLNLELGARQQRACELGVRPEHLNVVAPEAAHLSGVAELVEHLGSDTNIHASVPGIGQMLVRQHGHFPLKAGEPVHIALDLEKAHLFGPDGYRLKR
- a CDS encoding LysM peptidoglycan-binding domain-containing protein — encoded protein: MAGCLSTSTGMLAAFSVVILLSGASAGAQSPCAGEYVMQPGDTLQKVTQQCRVALPELMAANPQIGNVRNIAVGTRINIPGATGGDDDARLPHATRKVAPGDTLFSLAESLGTSVDALLEANPDLEMDDLPVGLTIRIPRFAPGGPDGPIAKDPTINVQPRAGGPGTPITVSGDNYLPGQTVQIGVGPPESEWRSLERTRVQAGGEVEARVRIPENAAPGEDLVFVIHTRDGRTEVSGPVQVVEQRDPDAPDDGAGMRTVEGRLAHGAECMQINTPNGRSYSLTGTGSRFKAGDYVRVRGEIAEMSFCMQGEATINVESMVRAEPLE